From Tachypleus tridentatus isolate NWPU-2018 chromosome 8, ASM421037v1, whole genome shotgun sequence, a single genomic window includes:
- the DCTN5-p25 gene encoding dynactin 5, p25 subunit, protein MELPDNLYNKHEYIETASGNKVSRHSVLCGSQNIVLNGKTIIQSECIIRGDLANVRIGRHCVIGRRAVIRPPFKKFSKGVAFFPLHIGDHVFIDEGTVVNAAHVGSFVYIGKNCVIGRRCVLKDCCYVADNTVLPPETVVPTFSTYSGSPGLFSGELPECTQDLMVEYTKGYYQHFRPVLPT, encoded by the exons gctTCTGGAAACAAAGTCAGCCGTCATTCTGTATTATGTGGTAGTCAAAATATTGTCCTAAATGGTAAA ACTATTATCCAGTCAGAATGCATTATTCGTGGAGACCTTGCCAATGTTAGAATAGGTCGACATTGTGTTATTGGTAGACGAGCAGTCATTCGACCACCTTTCAAAAAATTTAGCAAAGG TGTTGCCTTTTTTCCCTTGCATATTGGAGACCATGTCTTTATTGATGAAGGAACAGTTGTCAATGCCGCTCATGTTGGCTCCTTCGTATACATAGGgaaaaactgtgttatt ggACGTCGATGTGTTCTGAAAGACTGTTGTTATGTTGCTGACAACACTGTTCTACCTCCAGAAACAGTAGTTCCAACATTCTCCACATACTCGGGTTCACCAG GTTTGTTTTCTGGTGAACTTCCTGAGTGTACCCAAGATCTCATGGTTGAATATACCAAAGGCTACTACCAACACTTCCGACCAGTGTTGCCAACTTAG